A section of the Pseudomonadota bacterium genome encodes:
- a CDS encoding type II toxin-antitoxin system HicA family toxin, translating into MSKLPILTGKQLIAALSKAGFEVIRIKGSHHFLRHEDGRSTVVTVHTGEAIGPGLLTKILRDCDLTRERLQELF; encoded by the coding sequence GTGAGCAAGCTTCCCATCCTCACTGGTAAGCAACTCATAGCGGCACTCAGCAAAGCGGGCTTCGAGGTCATACGGATTAAAGGTAGTCACCACTTTCTTCGTCATGAGGACGGTCGGTCGACAGTAGTTACAGTTCATACGGGTGAAGCAATCGGTCCAGGCCTGCTCACTAAGATACTTCGGGACTGTGATCTTACGCGCGAGCGGTTGCAAGAGTTGTTTTAG
- a CDS encoding restriction endonuclease, which translates to MNALYYGDNLQVLRHSIADESVDLIYLDPPFNSQATYNVLFKATSGEQSKAQIEAFEDTWHWNDSAEVAFDEVMSNGNSDVAEMLRALRSFLKENDMMAYLTMMAIRLLELHRVLKPTGSLYLHCDPTASHYLKVVMDGVFRAENFRNEVIWKRTAAHSASLRWNDVHDTLLFYTKSDSYNWNEVLLPHTDEHVARYKNEDANGRQWADDNLTAPGTRGGDSGAVWRGFDVTAKGNHWKVSNKAVEAIVGSEVGAKLSTTQKLDLLDANGLIHWPKRRQGGSGFPRFKRMLSGGISIQDTITDIPPLNSQAAERLGYPTQKPLALLERIIQASSNEGDVVLDPFCGCGTTIHAAQRLRRQWIGIDVTHLAISLIEKRLKDAFPGITFEVHGTPKDLGGATALAAADKYQFQWWAVSLVDAVPYGGKKKGADSGIDGFIYFKPDGKTTEKAIVSVKGGDNVSVPMIRDLAHVVAREKAKIGIFITLADSTKPMNTEAVKTGYYETPFGKYPKIQIITIEELFAGKKPNIPLVDPTAFKKAQVENMTQQGRLF; encoded by the coding sequence ATCGAAGGCGCAAATTGAAGCGTTTGAAGACACTTGGCATTGGAACGATTCAGCGGAGGTAGCTTTTGATGAGGTGATGAGCAACGGCAACAGCGATGTTGCAGAAATGCTGCGCGCTCTGCGGTCGTTTTTGAAAGAAAACGACATGATGGCCTATCTAACAATGATGGCTATTCGCCTACTTGAGCTGCATCGAGTCCTAAAGCCCACTGGCAGCCTCTACCTTCACTGTGATCCAACTGCATCGCACTACCTCAAGGTCGTGATGGACGGAGTGTTCCGTGCGGAGAATTTTCGCAACGAGGTGATCTGGAAGCGAACGGCAGCGCATAGCGCCTCGTTGCGATGGAACGACGTTCATGACACCCTTTTGTTCTACACCAAATCCGATAGCTATAACTGGAACGAGGTACTCCTGCCTCATACAGACGAACACGTGGCCCGATACAAGAATGAGGACGCGAATGGTCGCCAGTGGGCTGACGATAATCTCACCGCGCCGGGCACTCGCGGCGGCGATTCAGGGGCGGTGTGGCGTGGCTTTGATGTAACGGCCAAGGGCAACCACTGGAAAGTGAGTAATAAAGCAGTCGAAGCCATCGTCGGAAGCGAGGTGGGGGCAAAGCTGTCAACCACGCAAAAACTGGATCTACTAGACGCTAACGGCCTTATACACTGGCCCAAAAGGCGACAGGGCGGAAGCGGGTTCCCACGCTTCAAGCGGATGTTGAGTGGCGGAATAAGTATTCAAGACACTATCACCGACATACCACCCCTAAACTCCCAAGCCGCAGAGCGACTTGGTTACCCAACGCAGAAGCCGCTTGCGCTGCTGGAACGCATCATCCAGGCTTCGAGCAACGAAGGCGATGTGGTGCTCGACCCGTTCTGCGGTTGTGGCACTACTATTCACGCAGCGCAAAGGTTGCGTCGCCAGTGGATAGGAATCGACGTTACTCACCTTGCTATTTCCCTGATCGAGAAGCGCCTCAAAGACGCTTTCCCAGGCATTACGTTCGAGGTACACGGAACACCGAAAGACCTCGGAGGCGCTACCGCCCTGGCAGCCGCCGACAAATATCAATTCCAATGGTGGGCCGTGTCGCTAGTTGACGCAGTTCCTTACGGCGGCAAGAAGAAGGGAGCCGATAGCGGAATCGATGGCTTTATCTACTTCAAGCCCGATGGCAAGACGACCGAAAAGGCTATCGTTTCCGTCAAAGGTGGTGATAACGTCAGCGTTCCGATGATTCGGGACTTGGCGCATGTGGTTGCGCGCGAGAAAGCGAAAATAGGGATTTTCATTACCCTAGCAGATTCAACTAAACCCATGAACACTGAAGCTGTAAAGACAGGCTATTACGAAACGCCGTTCGGTAAGTATCCGAAGATACAAATCATAACTATCGAGGAGCTTTTTGCGGGGAAGAAGCCCAACATTCCGTTGGTAGACCCGACGGCCTTCAAAAAAGCTCAAGTTGAGAACATGACGCAGCAGGGAAGGCTGTTCTGA